The Streptomyces kanamyceticus genome window below encodes:
- a CDS encoding alpha/beta hydrolase, producing MNRRRPSPTALAATAAALTSALLLSACSSDEGAPVTFDSPTSSDTARQAKGPAADKTRLPTGPRSQFTTENTLEDGTKIGVTTLKGKKSGFTGKVWVWAPKQYFDPKYAHSGFPVLIALPGGPGYPNNYWMGTDLKLESSIAKWSKEGKSLPFIVVMPVLNPDAKNYYDGSDIPGQPKMGTWMTDDVPDFVKANFRTFKSRDGWAFMGSSSGGFVGLKSVLQRPEEFRAVIASGPDTVPDSPLWAGHEKERQANNPERLARHLIDRNGPEVDIAFQIGTKESGQANLRSFMKTYGKGPVKTRLNVIQGGGHNARSYVPAMADGPIQWISQHMQAPIPSS from the coding sequence ATGAACCGCCGCCGCCCGTCCCCCACCGCTCTCGCCGCGACCGCCGCGGCCCTGACCTCGGCGCTGCTCCTGTCGGCCTGCTCGTCCGACGAGGGCGCCCCCGTCACCTTCGACAGCCCGACGTCGTCGGACACCGCGCGCCAGGCGAAGGGCCCCGCGGCCGACAAGACGCGGCTGCCCACCGGGCCCCGGTCCCAGTTCACGACCGAGAACACCCTGGAGGACGGCACGAAGATCGGCGTGACGACACTCAAGGGGAAGAAGTCCGGATTCACCGGCAAGGTATGGGTCTGGGCCCCGAAGCAGTACTTCGACCCGAAGTACGCGCATAGCGGCTTTCCCGTTCTGATAGCCCTGCCCGGCGGCCCCGGCTACCCGAACAATTACTGGATGGGAACCGACCTCAAGCTGGAGAGCTCCATCGCCAAGTGGTCGAAGGAAGGCAAGAGCCTGCCGTTCATCGTGGTGATGCCGGTACTCAATCCGGACGCAAAGAACTATTACGACGGCAGCGATATTCCGGGCCAGCCGAAAATGGGCACCTGGATGACGGACGACGTCCCCGATTTCGTCAAGGCCAATTTCCGCACCTTCAAGTCACGGGACGGCTGGGCCTTCATGGGTTCGTCCTCCGGCGGCTTCGTGGGCCTGAAGTCGGTCCTGCAGCGCCCGGAGGAGTTCCGGGCCGTCATCGCGAGCGGCCCCGACACCGTCCCCGACTCCCCGCTCTGGGCGGGACACGAGAAGGAGCGCCAGGCCAACAACCCGGAGCGGCTGGCCCGGCACCTCATCGACCGCAACGGCCCCGAGGTCGACATCGCCTTCCAGATCGGCACCAAGGAGTCGGGCCAGGCGAACCTGCGGTCCTTCATGAAGACGTACGGGAAGGGCCCCGTGAAGACGCGCCTCAACGTCATCCAGGGCGGCGGCCACAACGCGCGCAGCTACGTCCCCGCCATGGCCGACGGCCCCATCCAGTGGATCAGCCAGCACATGCAGGCGCCGATCCCGAGCAGCTGA
- a CDS encoding FtsK/SpoIIIE domain-containing protein, whose translation MRLTLTVVDPFGGGTADVVLDADPESTVQDIAVELARQVGHSGAQIIPIGQHQAPAAGAPMIYVDGYAVDPSATVVTSPLREGAVVSLNDPAGCLPGEPSGLVELRVASGAAAGAVHRLGIGRYDIGSGPASYIRVDDPEMPARALTLSVATDGTCQAALHGSDKDKAGVTLDGTPFGEEKDEDEPITEPVPEGESKKDRKAREQREKQARKEWKERKEARARARAAGPRSTVAWPLGAQIALGNTLLELVRYVPPNAALKWSEDGAGLDYNRPPRLRPPERQTTFRLPTPPREFEARPLPWLMALFPLVGAVVAAMIFNRWYYLIMAGLSPIMLFGNYFMDKKHGRKSHAKQVKEYKETKARIEKDAQDALVAERFDRRNAVPDPATVLALSTGPRTRLWERRRTDADHLLLRFGTGQLPSEVVLDDPEKDEHRRQVTWKIEDAPVALPLKGLGVIGIAGPGDSATALGRWAVAQTATLHSPMDVQFYVLTENTSQESWDWMRWLPHARPSGGQDINVLIGTDAETVGARIGELTQVLEARLKILEENKSQGANFSEPDIVVVYDGSRRLRSLPGVVRLLREGPAVRMYALCLDTEERFLPGECQAFVVAEPKPREHENSPGSGASAQQLPAQPQQAPGGFPSFQAWHATAPDTRQTSAPSELRLRVEMTGAERLKDVRPDFVTPAWCLRLARSVSPLRDISGETEDSALPGSSRLLDVLQLEPPTPGAITARWQAGGQSTMAVIGESYDGPFGLDMRKDGPHGLIAGTTGSGKSELLQTIVAALAVANTPENMTFVLVDYKGGSAFKDCVKLPHTVGMVTDLDAHLVERALESLGAELKRREHILADADAKDIEDYQDLVRRDPSHPPVPRLLIVIDEFASMVRDLPDFVTGLVNIAQRGRSLGIHLLLATQRPSGVVSPEIRANTNLRIALRVTDGGESSDVIDAPEAGHISKNTPGRAYVRLGHASLVPFQSGRVGGRRPGAADPTVLAPWVDALDWTSLGRAVATKPKAEAREEEEITDLKVLVDTIIEANQTLGIPAQHSPWLPALGEMLLLDEIPLPAPRTGPGALAPAAYGVEDLPADQARRPVVVDFAHFGHLMIGGAPRSGRSQVLRTIAGSLARTHSCADVHLYGIDCGNGALNALTRLPHCGAVVSRNQTERVVRLVNRLKGELTRRQDLLADKGYADIGEQRADAAADERLPHIVILLDRWEGWLPTLGEIDHGSLTDEVSTMMREGASVGIHLVMTGDRQLLVGRISSLTEDKYGLRLADRSDFSMLGIPARKVPEEIAPGRAFKNESGTETQFALLSEDVTGQGQAAAISAIGEAATARDAEVPRAMRPFRVDTLPSRITFDEAWELRDPEASRSKLWALVGIGGDEVMGHGPDLAEGVPAFVIAGPAKSGRSTVLMNMARSFHAQGVRMVIAAPRQSPVRQLEGTEGVLKVFTEDDIDEDEFEELIDEADASPENPVVVLIDDAEIYEDADAASQFKRIIQRGADLGLALVLAGDEEDVCSGFSGWQVDAKKGRRGILLSPQDSSSGDLIGLRISRSMVGGPVAPGKGMLHLGTGELATLTTPL comes from the coding sequence GTGCGCCTGACTCTGACCGTCGTCGATCCGTTCGGCGGTGGCACCGCCGACGTGGTCCTCGACGCGGATCCCGAGTCCACCGTGCAGGACATAGCGGTGGAGCTGGCCCGGCAGGTCGGGCACAGTGGGGCCCAGATCATTCCGATCGGGCAGCATCAGGCTCCGGCCGCGGGCGCGCCGATGATCTATGTGGACGGGTACGCCGTCGATCCCTCGGCCACCGTCGTGACCTCGCCGCTGCGCGAGGGTGCCGTCGTGAGCCTGAACGATCCTGCCGGGTGTCTGCCCGGGGAGCCGTCCGGTCTGGTCGAGCTGCGGGTGGCGAGCGGGGCGGCCGCGGGGGCCGTGCACCGGCTCGGCATCGGGCGGTACGACATCGGCAGCGGGCCCGCCTCGTACATCCGCGTCGACGACCCGGAGATGCCCGCCCGCGCCCTCACCCTGTCCGTCGCGACCGACGGCACCTGCCAGGCCGCCCTGCACGGGAGCGACAAGGACAAGGCGGGCGTGACCCTCGACGGCACCCCCTTCGGTGAGGAGAAGGACGAGGACGAGCCGATCACGGAGCCCGTGCCCGAGGGAGAGTCCAAGAAGGACAGGAAGGCACGGGAGCAGCGGGAGAAGCAGGCGCGGAAGGAGTGGAAGGAGCGGAAGGAGGCTCGGGCCAGGGCTCGGGCCGCGGGGCCGCGCTCCACCGTCGCCTGGCCCCTCGGCGCTCAGATCGCGCTCGGGAACACCCTCCTCGAACTCGTCAGGTACGTCCCGCCGAACGCCGCGCTCAAGTGGTCCGAGGACGGCGCGGGGCTCGACTACAACCGGCCGCCGCGGCTGCGCCCGCCCGAGCGGCAGACGACGTTCCGGCTGCCCACGCCGCCCCGCGAGTTCGAGGCGCGGCCGCTGCCCTGGCTGATGGCGCTCTTCCCGCTCGTCGGTGCCGTCGTCGCCGCGATGATCTTCAATCGCTGGTACTACCTGATCATGGCGGGCCTGAGCCCCATCATGCTCTTCGGCAACTACTTCATGGACAAGAAGCACGGGCGCAAGTCCCATGCGAAGCAGGTCAAGGAGTACAAGGAGACCAAGGCCCGGATCGAGAAGGACGCGCAGGACGCGCTCGTCGCCGAGCGGTTCGATCGACGTAATGCCGTCCCCGATCCGGCGACCGTGCTCGCGCTGAGCACCGGGCCCCGTACCCGGCTCTGGGAGCGGCGCCGCACCGACGCCGATCATCTGCTGCTGCGCTTCGGCACCGGGCAGTTGCCCTCCGAGGTCGTGCTCGACGACCCCGAGAAGGACGAGCACCGCCGCCAGGTCACGTGGAAGATCGAGGACGCGCCCGTCGCGCTGCCCCTGAAGGGCCTCGGCGTCATCGGCATCGCGGGCCCCGGCGACTCGGCGACCGCGCTCGGCCGCTGGGCGGTCGCGCAGACCGCGACGCTGCACAGCCCGATGGACGTCCAGTTCTACGTCCTGACCGAGAACACCTCGCAGGAGTCCTGGGACTGGATGCGCTGGCTGCCGCACGCCAGGCCGTCCGGCGGCCAGGACATCAACGTCCTGATCGGCACGGACGCCGAGACGGTCGGCGCCCGCATCGGCGAGCTGACCCAGGTCCTCGAAGCGCGCCTGAAGATCCTGGAGGAGAACAAGAGCCAGGGCGCCAACTTCAGCGAACCGGACATCGTCGTCGTCTATGACGGCTCGCGACGGCTCCGCTCGCTGCCCGGCGTCGTACGGCTGCTGCGCGAGGGCCCCGCCGTCCGCATGTACGCGCTCTGCCTCGACACCGAAGAACGGTTCCTGCCCGGCGAGTGCCAGGCGTTCGTGGTCGCCGAGCCCAAGCCCCGCGAGCACGAGAACTCCCCCGGCTCCGGTGCCTCCGCGCAGCAGCTGCCCGCGCAGCCGCAGCAGGCCCCCGGCGGCTTCCCCTCCTTCCAGGCCTGGCACGCCACCGCGCCTGACACCCGGCAGACCAGCGCCCCGAGCGAACTACGGCTGCGCGTCGAGATGACAGGTGCCGAGCGCCTCAAGGACGTACGCCCCGACTTCGTGACCCCCGCCTGGTGCCTGCGTCTGGCGCGCTCCGTGTCGCCGCTGCGCGACATCAGCGGGGAGACCGAGGACTCCGCGCTTCCGGGGTCCAGCAGGCTCCTCGACGTACTGCAGCTGGAGCCGCCGACGCCCGGTGCCATCACCGCACGCTGGCAGGCGGGCGGGCAGTCGACGATGGCCGTCATCGGTGAGTCCTACGACGGTCCCTTCGGCCTCGACATGCGCAAGGACGGGCCGCACGGCCTGATCGCCGGTACGACCGGTTCCGGTAAGTCGGAGCTGCTCCAGACGATCGTGGCCGCGCTCGCCGTGGCCAACACCCCCGAGAACATGACGTTCGTCCTCGTCGACTACAAGGGCGGGTCCGCATTCAAGGACTGTGTGAAGCTGCCGCACACCGTCGGCATGGTCACCGACCTCGACGCGCACCTCGTGGAGCGCGCCCTCGAATCGCTCGGCGCCGAACTCAAGCGGCGCGAGCACATCCTCGCCGACGCCGACGCCAAGGACATCGAGGACTATCAGGACCTGGTGCGGCGCGATCCGTCCCACCCGCCGGTGCCCCGACTCCTCATCGTCATCGACGAGTTCGCCTCCATGGTGCGCGACCTGCCCGACTTCGTTACGGGGCTCGTGAACATCGCGCAGAGGGGTCGTTCGCTCGGCATTCATCTGCTCCTCGCCACCCAGCGGCCCTCCGGTGTCGTCTCCCCCGAGATCCGCGCCAACACCAACCTCCGCATCGCCCTTCGCGTCACCGACGGCGGCGAGTCCTCCGACGTCATCGACGCCCCCGAGGCCGGACACATCTCCAAGAACACCCCGGGACGCGCGTACGTCAGGCTCGGCCACGCCTCCCTCGTGCCCTTCCAGTCGGGCCGCGTCGGTGGCCGCCGCCCCGGCGCCGCCGACCCGACGGTGCTCGCGCCCTGGGTCGACGCCCTGGACTGGACCTCGCTCGGCCGCGCCGTGGCCACCAAGCCGAAGGCCGAGGCCCGCGAGGAGGAGGAGATCACCGACCTGAAGGTCCTGGTCGACACGATCATCGAGGCCAACCAGACCCTCGGCATCCCCGCCCAGCACAGCCCGTGGCTGCCCGCGCTCGGCGAGATGCTTCTGCTGGACGAGATCCCGCTCCCCGCGCCCCGCACGGGCCCCGGCGCCCTGGCACCCGCCGCGTACGGCGTCGAGGACCTGCCCGCCGACCAGGCACGCCGCCCGGTCGTCGTGGACTTCGCGCACTTCGGCCACCTGATGATCGGCGGCGCCCCGCGCTCCGGACGCTCCCAGGTGCTCCGTACGATCGCGGGCTCCCTGGCCCGCACCCACTCGTGCGCCGACGTCCACCTCTACGGCATCGACTGCGGCAACGGCGCGCTCAACGCCCTGACCCGCCTGCCGCACTGCGGCGCCGTCGTCAGCCGCAACCAGACCGAGCGCGTGGTGCGTCTCGTCAACCGCCTCAAGGGCGAACTCACCCGCCGCCAGGACCTTCTTGCCGACAAGGGCTACGCGGACATCGGCGAGCAGCGGGCCGACGCCGCGGCGGACGAGCGCCTTCCGCACATCGTCATCCTGCTCGACCGCTGGGAGGGCTGGCTGCCCACGCTCGGCGAGATCGACCACGGCTCGCTGACCGACGAGGTCTCCACGATGATGCGCGAGGGCGCGAGCGTCGGCATCCACCTGGTGATGACGGGTGACCGCCAGCTCCTGGTGGGCCGCATCTCCTCGCTCACCGAGGACAAGTACGGCCTGCGCCTGGCCGACCGCTCCGACTTCTCGATGCTCGGCATCCCGGCCCGCAAGGTCCCCGAGGAGATCGCGCCGGGCCGCGCCTTCAAGAACGAGAGCGGTACGGAGACGCAGTTCGCGCTCCTCTCCGAGGACGTCACAGGACAGGGCCAGGCCGCCGCGATCAGCGCGATCGGCGAGGCGGCGACCGCCCGCGACGCCGAAGTGCCGCGCGCCATGCGCCCGTTCCGCGTCGACACGCTGCCGAGCCGGATCACCTTCGACGAGGCGTGGGAGCTGCGCGACCCGGAGGCATCGCGCTCCAAGCTGTGGGCCCTGGTGGGCATCGGTGGCGACGAGGTCATGGGCCACGGCCCCGACCTCGCCGAGGGCGTGCCCGCGTTCGTCATCGCGGGCCCGGCCAAGTCGGGCCGCTCCACGGTCCTGATGAACATGGCCCGCTCCTTCCACGCCCAGGGCGTACGCATGGTGATCGCGGCCCCGCGCCAGTCGCCGGTGCGCCAACTGGAGGGCACCGAAGGCGTGTTGAAGGTGTTCACCGAGGACGACATCGACGAGGACGAGTTCGAGGAGCTCATCGACGAGGCCGACGCGTCGCCGGAGAACCCGGTCGTCGTACTGATCGACGACGCCGAGATCTACGAAGACGCGGACGCCGCGAGCCAGTTCAAGCGGATCATCCAGCGCGGCGCCGACCTGGGCCTCGCCCTTGTGCTCGCCGGTGACGAGGAGGACGTCTGCAGCGGCTTCTCGGGCTGGCAGGTCGACGCCAAGAAGGGCCGCCGCGGCATTCTCCTCTCCCCGCAGGACAGTTCGAGCGGCGACCTCATCGGCCTGCGCATCTCGCGCAGCATGGTCGGCGGACCCGTCGCGCCCGGCAAGGGCATGCTGCACCTGGGCACCGGCGAACTGGCCACGCTGACCACTCCGTTGTAA
- a CDS encoding serine/threonine-protein kinase, whose protein sequence is MQPLEADEPTVIGPYRLLGRLGSGGMGRVYLGRSTGGRTVAVKVVHPHFALDEEFRARFRREVDAARRVGGDWTAPVLDADPDASVPWVATGYAAGPSLTEAVRDGAPLPDHSVRVLGAGLAEALAHVHGLGLVHRDVKPSNVLLTLDGPRLIDFGIARATDGTASLTSTGVSIGSPGYMSPEQILGKGVTGAADVFSLGAVLVYAATGESPFPGDSSAALLYKVVHEQPELGALSGDVRDIAAACLAKEPGVRPTPAEVATRLAPEGAAPLVAAGWLPGPVVERVSRSAVRILDMDTGAGAGAGVASVDAPSGPVAFNSPSVEGGFGPADPTYAPSYDPSHSPTYAPAHDPSYAELPQQRDARPSPPMEATHPTDARPPGKLSVSVAAASVPEGPNGRGRKVSCTVALAVAGALAAVTVGSVFVFGLLPKDDDSSQDSGSAQPPAATGAPGTGQVPEAYLGTWRGKAEANGGAVPLGTFTVTVKQAKKPGARIGTVVQDDPIGNTCTDVLTLKSATAKELVATGKGAEGNGGQCAQTVHTVSLRPDGKALVYTSDDPAAGDPRARLSPVE, encoded by the coding sequence ATGCAACCGCTCGAAGCCGACGAACCCACCGTGATCGGTCCCTACCGGCTGCTCGGCCGGCTGGGTTCGGGCGGGATGGGCCGGGTCTATCTGGGACGCAGCACGGGCGGCCGCACCGTCGCCGTCAAGGTCGTCCATCCGCACTTCGCGCTCGACGAGGAGTTCCGCGCCCGCTTCCGCCGCGAGGTGGACGCGGCGCGGCGGGTCGGCGGCGACTGGACGGCCCCCGTCCTGGACGCCGACCCGGACGCGTCCGTGCCCTGGGTCGCCACCGGGTACGCGGCGGGGCCCTCGCTCACGGAGGCGGTGCGGGACGGGGCGCCGCTGCCCGACCACTCGGTACGCGTCCTGGGCGCGGGCCTCGCCGAGGCGCTCGCGCACGTCCACGGCCTCGGCCTGGTCCACCGCGACGTGAAGCCGTCGAACGTACTGCTCACCCTCGACGGGCCGCGCCTGATCGACTTCGGCATCGCGCGGGCCACGGACGGCACGGCCTCGCTGACCTCGACCGGCGTCTCCATCGGCTCGCCCGGCTACATGTCGCCCGAGCAGATCCTCGGCAAGGGCGTCACCGGGGCGGCGGACGTCTTCTCGCTGGGCGCCGTCCTGGTCTACGCGGCGACGGGGGAGTCACCCTTTCCCGGCGACTCGTCGGCCGCGCTGCTCTACAAGGTCGTGCACGAGCAGCCCGAACTGGGCGCCCTGAGCGGCGATGTGCGGGACATCGCCGCCGCCTGCCTCGCCAAGGAACCGGGCGTCAGACCCACTCCCGCTGAGGTCGCGACGCGGCTCGCCCCGGAGGGCGCGGCGCCGTTGGTGGCCGCGGGCTGGCTGCCGGGGCCTGTGGTCGAGCGGGTGAGCCGCAGTGCGGTGCGGATCCTGGACATGGATACGGGGGCGGGGGCGGGTGCGGGGGTGGCCTCGGTGGACGCTCCCTCGGGGCCCGTGGCGTTCAACTCGCCTTCGGTGGAGGGTGGGTTCGGCCCGGCGGACCCGACGTATGCCCCCTCGTACGACCCGTCGCACAGCCCCACGTACGCCCCCGCGCATGACCCTTCGTACGCCGAGCTGCCCCAGCAGCGGGACGCGCGGCCCTCACCGCCCATGGAGGCCACGCACCCCACCGACGCCCGGCCGCCCGGCAAGCTCTCCGTCTCCGTGGCCGCGGCCTCCGTGCCCGAAGGGCCGAACGGGCGCGGTCGCAAGGTGAGTTGTACCGTCGCGCTCGCCGTGGCGGGGGCGCTGGCAGCCGTCACGGTCGGTTCGGTGTTCGTCTTCGGGCTGCTGCCGAAGGACGACGATTCCTCGCAGGACTCGGGGTCGGCCCAGCCCCCGGCGGCGACCGGCGCGCCGGGCACGGGGCAGGTCCCCGAGGCCTACCTCGGCACCTGGCGCGGCAAGGCCGAAGCCAACGGCGGCGCGGTCCCGCTCGGCACGTTCACGGTCACCGTGAAGCAGGCGAAGAAGCCGGGCGCCCGGATCGGCACGGTCGTGCAGGACGACCCGATCGGCAACACCTGTACGGACGTACTCACCTTGAAGTCGGCCACGGCGAAGGAGCTCGTGGCGACCGGCAAGGGCGCCGAGGGCAACGGCGGCCAGTGCGCGCAGACCGTCCACACGGTCTCTTTGCGCCCGGACGGCAAGGCCCTCGTCTACACGTCCGACGACCCGGCGGCGGGAGATCCTAGGGCGCGGCTTTCGCCGGTGGAGTGA